A window of Ictalurus punctatus breed USDA103 chromosome 21, Coco_2.0, whole genome shotgun sequence genomic DNA:
CGATACTGACAATGGTATGGAGTACCGATACTGACAATGGTATGGAGTACCGATACTGACAATGGTATGGAGTACCGATACTGACAATGGTATGGAGTACCGATACGGATAATGGTATGGAGTACCGATACTGACAATGGTATGGAGTACCGATACTGATAATGGTATGGAGTACCGATACTGATAATGGTATGGAGTACCGATACTGATAATGGTATGGAGTACCGATACTGACAATGGTATGGAGTACCGATACTGATAATGGTATGGAGTACTGGCCCAATACTGTGATAAAAAACGCTCTGATACCAACATATACTGAGTGCTCAGAGTCTCTCTCACTGTTCTGtacctgtgtatgtgtgtgtagtgcagcactGCCCCTCGCCACGCGCCGTCCTGTACACAGGTGATACACACACCCGGGTGGTGGGGTTCAGGTGTGTCAGTACAGTGGAGAGCGACCGAGCAGGCAGGTAACGCGATGACGAGGACAAGGATGGAGAGTGTTCTCCCGTCTCCCACTTCACCCAGTAACcctgaagccccgccccttgCTCCTGAGTCGTCCAGTCCACTTTCACCGAGTCCAGGCCCATCGGTGTCAATCGGAGGTCGCGTACGGCCGCGAGAACTGCAAACAAGTAGCACAGTGTCACGAACGACACGCTTAACTAACAACGTCTCAAATGAAACGAAAATGACGGGTTTGCCTGAAACGCCCACCTTAAAATGTCACCACCTAATGTACAGGGGGATAGTGTTCTTCACCCGGCACCGTTTCCTGACCTGAACACACGGCACGCGCTGCGATAAAACACCTACACGACTGCAGACAGCTgtagtgtagtagggtagtaacGAACCAACGTAAATTAAGCTAAGTAGGTAATGATCATGGAGCCGAATTATAAATTGAGATTGTACTTTAATATGAAACCTAGCGCTGTGTTAATAACGTTGATCACCGACAATGCTGCGCAGACGAGCGTTTAAAATAACTTCTTTTATTACTGACTCATCTTAGAAGTTAATCGTCAAGCCCTAAAGCAGAAGAAGGAAAATTTGGTACTTTGGAACCGTGTAGttattaatcattaaaatatgTCCAAAGGACAGTGTGTAGGACACGTAACCTGCTGCAAACCTCCACtcgcttctcttctcttctcttctcttctcttctcttctcttctcttctcttctctacaTGGAGATATTTTCTCCCGAGGGCAtttctatatattatattgcaatattattttttagtgtttgtttttaatgcacCCTTCTCGACTTCCCCtcatccaccccccccccccctctctctctgcaagACCCCAGAAGGCATTTTTAGATGTTTTATGAATGTTGCTATAAAATActgaattaaaatgtttatagtgCGTTCTCCCAGACTGGTTTTTATTTCAGCGCTCTATACGGTGTGTAAATCCCCAAACTAAAGCGCTTCAGCCACACTGTTCTCATTAGGGGAAACTGATGAGAgcgtatatatttttaaaaaatgtattgcaCCAGTTAGTGCAACTCTCTCACCCTCCTGAGTGCAGGCTTTAACTGAGATCGCCCCCTCCTGGCCGGAGGAGTGTATGGCGCTGATGGTGATGAGGTAGTGTGTGTCGGGCTGGAGCTGTGTGAGCATCACACTGCTCTGCGACCCGGACACCGTCACAGAGCGTACGTCCCCCCGTGGGATCGGCCCAAACTCCACCCGGTACCGCTCGACCCGTCCTGACTCAACTGGGGACCAGCTCACACGCAGCCGGTCCGGACCAGATTCCGACACCATCACCGCCGCAGGACACGAGACTTCTACACAGCAGAGAGggaaatacaacaacaaaaaaactttagCTTTTTTTGTTAGCTACTGTTAGCTACTTCGCAATATCGTGTCTAACTGGAGCAATACGTTATATGACGATTGAGGGATTATGTGTATATTACTTCATAAACTAGCTGAAGCTTACCTATAAGAGCAATAGTCCAATGTAGAGGTTATGACAGCATGTAGGAGTCTATCAGCGTCACGCAGTGTTACTATGCATCTTATAGCCACAGTAGgtttcttaaataataatatatatagtttttaataatcttatacCGCAGGTGATTTATCAACTAGTATACCCAGAGCCCTAACTGCTGCCTTTGATTTCACAGAAACACGTTAATCAGCAACCGTTCTGCATCTGGCTTTATACTCAACATCTGTCCGTCTGTCCCCAAAATGACTTTTAATTCTGCTGAATTTGTCCGAGCTGCTAAATATAATGAACTGATAAACAGAAGTGCTTTTCAGCGCAGAACTTTATGAGTAAGTTGTAAATGATTGCGTGTGGAAGGGGCTGAGCCGAACGGAACCgatctgtactgtactgtatagaaAGTGAGAACTCGTTATGCTCTGAAGAATCTCTGGCCGGAAAGAAGCGGTCTCTTTAAGTAAGATTTAAAACAGAACTCAGCATGTTTTCAAGCCTGTCTATTAAAACAGGGTTAAACGCTGCACTCGATCCTAATAATCTCGCCAGATCAGAAAGATCAGACACAATCTGAGACACGCAGCACGTCATAGGCCACTTACACCGGCGCTGATTCTGTTCGGCAATACCACTGAGAACCTGAAGAACCTGGTAACAGACCCTCGTGCTCACCTGGCAGGGTTGTGAAGCCGGCGCTGAGCGTTGTGCCGCGTGTGCCGTGCGGCGTGTGTGCTGTGAGCCGCACGCTGTAGTGTGTATCGGGCTGCAGGTCGGTGAGCTCAGTCCAGGTGTGATCAGGTGATAGTGTGAGTTTTCGGTACGCGTCGATGCTCCACTCCATCCGGCCATACTGGAGCTCATACTGTCCGAGTCCAGCAGTCAGAACGGGCCGCCAGTACAGCACGGCACTATGGGAAGTCACGTCTCGTACGTGGAGGCACTCGGTGCAGATCAGCTCTGGAGCggtggaaataaaaaagaattattattaaaaatgttaataaagttATTACCAGCTACACACGAGGGAGAAACAGCACAGAAAGAATTCCCTCCAGGTCATCACAAAGcgcattcagccgaagcccttcgattcacatgcgctgaatacgagtacagctaaaaggtctcgatTACCCGCAGACATCACTGCGAAAAGCAATTCCGTGCGATTGCgatgcacaaaaaagcacaaaaactctgcTTTTGTAAATCCTGTAGGGGCTGTAAACAGAACCGAACTCAGAACCGAACCGTGTGGATCTCTGGAGTACGTTCAGACAGGTGCTCCCTGTGGCCGTTCACAAGCCAGAGATCAAAATATTTGACAAACATGAAACCTAAAGTTATTAACgtttttgctgtgtttttggATAATtaaaaagatgatgatgatgatgatgatgatgatgattttggctgaattattattattattattattgcagtcaAGTATTTTACATGCTTCTGTAATGGAACTTCATGAGCACACACCCAAACTTTAGGAACTAAAACAGAAAGATCAAAAGGTGCTAAATGAATCACAATAGATGTCCAACAGCTGCAAAATGTCTACTAGAGGCGAGCAGGTCTCATCTCATCTGGCCAGCTTTTCTCTTCATTATCAGGTCTTCTAAATCCAACAGTTGAATTTCCTACCTCATGTTCCACACCTGCTTGGTGGTCTGGTGAAGTCTGTGGCTAAGCTGTAGGCTAATGGTACTCATGGGGATTAGCTAGGCTGGTTTCATAGTTGCTAGCTCAGTATGTAGTGAAAGGTTAGCCGGTTTACCTGGCTTGACTTgcaagataataataataacaataacaataacaataacaacaacaacaacaataataataataataataataataataataataataataataataaagagatgACGTTTGAAATGATGTTTGCCGAGTCTGTTTTGTGGAGACAGATTTCGTGGAGTGAAAGTCATTTTGAAAGTGTTCTCGTTTAACGTGGCAGGTGGAACGAGACGAGCTTCCACACagcattcttttttatttatttttaaagtttgcGTTAATTAGATGGAAGCGGTGTGTTGAGATGTGTCTGCTTGTTCAGCTTAGCGCACCATCTGTTACGCTAACATTACCGCGCGGCTTTCCTGCAGAGACGGCTAGCTGTGTGATCAGCAGCACAAACTGCGCTGTTCTCTTTATATCCTGTCACATCTGCTTCCTCAGATCCACCTGAGAGCTGCTGTCGAGAGAACAACCTGATATGTTCAGACAGAAATGACTGCCAAGATATCTGCTGCTGTGGGCCTCAGGCACCAGATTAGAGGTGCAGTTCGGGGAAGTAAATTACGCGGAGCAGATGTACAGAGatgatcagccaagacatgttcaGTGTGCTAAATTTACTGCTTTGATTTCGCTTTGgagctacaaggctaatgtagctaatagctttcattttacacacacctgttttactATTCACTATCTAGAGCACATAAACACCTGCAGCAGTCccctgtgggcgtgtcccaagtCCCAGCTGCCATCATCTACCTTCAGTGCTTTATGGGTCATCTTTATTCTTTATCATACACCATTTAGACAAACACCTagtgcagtgcattgtgggatatcGTCAGTACTTCTCACCTGTGATGGCTTCTCTCAGGTCCTTGATAATGATGTGCATGTAATCAGGATCTACAAAGTACAGGTGTTGCTCGATGGGCGGAGTCACAGCTCTGCTAAACACCTGGTAATTCGAGTGTCCAGTAGAAACGGCCAGCACAGACACGCCTTCCTTGCGCAGCGCTGCTATCGGCCCATCGACGTTCCCTGGCTCCACCCCATCTGTGAGCCACAGGAGCACTCTGGGCGGAGCTTCCTGTCCTGCCGGTTGCCACAGCAACCTCTGAGCCAATAGCAGCGCTGTTTCCGTCTTGGTGTCCCCGCGAAGCTGTGGTGTCCTCAGCAGCGCGTCCTGCAGAGTGTTCTGGCTGCTGTGGGCACCGAAGTCGAACTCCACCCGTGGCTCCGTGTGCACCTGCACCAGCGCAACCCTGACATGGCCACGCCCAACCTGGAAGGGGCGGAGCAAGTTGGACAGGAAGTGGAGCATGTAGGAGAACTCATAGAAGGAGACGCTTCCGGATGAATCCAGCAGGAGCAAAACGTCGCCTTCGCAGCAGTCAAACcctgaaagagaaaagagaacagAAGATAAAGTCTCAACACTCGATGATGATCTTCCTGAGTGACTCTTCTTCCTGAATCAACACCATATTAAAACGAGAAATTAATTATGAGTCTCAAAGTCTCTGCTGAATTCCTCTTTCCTCGAGCGAAAAGCCAATTACGGTGGATGATGAACACCATCCTCACagccagcagtgtgtgtgtgtgtgtgtgtgtgtgttaataatttGTGCCTGCAGGTGTTTAGTGTTTATCAGAGTGAATTATTCACTGCTGCATCTGAGCCAGGATTGAAGATTAGAATGCAGAGTGCTCAGGGACCTGCTACTGATTAACTCAGAGAAAGAGTGAAGGGCAGAGCGAGAGATGGAGACGTACAGAGCGAGAGACGGAGACGTACAGAGCGAGAGACGGAGACGTACAGAGCGAGAGACGGAGACGTACAGAGCGAGAGACGGAGACGTACAGAGCAAGAGATGGAGAAGGGTGGAGCTCTCGGGAAGAGTAGAAATGCTCCTAACGTTCTACCAAGTACACATGAAGCAACAATATTTCAAATGTTGACAGTgcaatatatataaatataatctaaTTCATATGAATGACGTTTGATATGATGAGGTTTATACCACGTCTTACACGGTTACAGCGAGGAAAGGATCGGTTACAGTTCTACATTTATCAGAATCTttttagtaaataaaacaaggtcTGTATCTGATGGAAGGAATGAAGCCATCTCTCAGAACTGATGGAACTGACAGAAGGAGATTGTGTGGAGAAGGAGAACGGAGTCTGGTATGGTTCGGTCTCGACGCAACAGACGAGGAAGACAAAAGGGAGAAAACACGGAGCGTATTTATGATATACGTAAAACCTGTAACAGAACATAACCACGGGAAATGACCTCATTAagactttttcatttatttaaatgagatttCCGCTCGCATCAGCAGCTGATGCATCCTCGGATTACACTTAGACACAGATAAAGAGAGCAGGACTCATCATTTACGATTAAATACACGGCGGTTTCCCAGATAAAGCGCTTTCTCTGCTCTGAATTTAGGGGTGTGTTTAATTATGCAATGtttatgtacattatttatttgttgtgggGATGTAGCAGGCAGGAGTGTGTGTCACAGTCCAGGGGCTGGATTTTTCTtgaaaaatgattcaaatgttCTCgaatattttcttaatttttttctaaagaATAAAAGGCAGTAGTGTAATAGCTACAGCAAACTCAGAAGTGCTGAATTTTAAACATTGTGATTTATTATCCCTTTTTTAAAGTAGCCATCAGCTCCTGATCGTTTATTCCAATGTGAAGGGCAGGAGATGTgttgggagatgtgggtgtgagatgtgggtgtgagatgtgggggtgagatgtgggggtgagatgtgggggtgagatgtgggcgtgagatgtgggggtgagatgtgggggtgagatgtgggtgtgagatgtgggggtgagatatgggggtgagatgtgggtgtgagatgtgggggtgagatgtgggggtgagatgtgggggtgagatgtgggggtgagatgtgggggtgagatgtgttgggagatgtgggggtgagatgtgggggtgagatgtgttgggagatgtgggggtgagatgtgttgggagatgtgggggtgagatgtgggggtgagatgtgttgggagatgtgggggtgagatgtgggggtgagatgtgttgggagatgtgggggtgagatgtgttgggagatgtgggggtgagatgtgggggtgagatgtgttgggagatgtgggggtgagatgtgttgggagatgtgggggtgagatgtgggggtgagatgtgggggtgagatgtgttgggagatgtgggggtgagatgtgggggtgagatgtgggggtgagatgtgggtgtgagatgtgggggtgagatgtgggggtgagatgtgggggtgagatgtgttgagagatgtgggtgtgagatgtgggggtgagatgtgggggtgagatgtgggtgtgagatgtgggggtgagatgtgggtgtgagatgtgggggtgagatgtgttgagagatgtgggtgtgagatgtgggggtgagatgtgggggtgagatgtgggtgtgagatgtgggggtgagatgtgggggtgagatgtgggggtgagatgtgttgagagatgtgggtgtgagatgtgggggtgagatgtgggggtgagatgtgggcgtgagatgtgggggtgagatgtgggtgtgagatgtgggggtgagatgtgggggtgagatgtgggtgtgagatgtgttgggagatgtgggggtgagatgtgggtgtGAGATGTGGGCGTGAGATGTGTTgggagatgtgggggtgagatgtgggtgtgagatgtgggcgtgagatgtgggggtgagatgtgggggtgagatgtgggggtgagatgtgggtgtgagatgtgggagtgagatgtgggggtgagatgtgggtgtgagatgtgggggtgagatgtgggggtgagatgtgttgggagatgtgggggtgagatgtgttgggagatgtgggggtgagatgtgggggtgagatgtgggggtgagatgtgggtgtgagatgtgggggtgagatgtgggggtgagatgtgggggtgagatgtgggggtgagatgtgttgagagatgtgggtgtgagatgtgggggtgagatgtgggggtgagatgtgggcgtgagatgtgggggtgagatgtgggtgtgagatgtgggggtgagatgtgggggtgagatgtgggtgtgagatgtgttgggagatgtgggggtgagatgtgggtgtGAGATGTGGGCGTGAGATGTGTTgggagatgtgggggtgagatgtgggggtgagatgtgttgggagatgtgggggtgagatgtgttgggagatgtgggggtgagatgtgggggtgagatgtgttgggagatgtgggggtgagatgtgggggtgagatgtgttgggagatgtgggggtgagatgtgttgggagatgtgggggtgagatgtgggggtgagatgtgttgggagatgtgggggtgagatgtgttgggagatgtgggggtgagatgtgggggtgagatgtgggggtgagatgtgttgggagatgtgggggtgagatgtgggggtgagatgtgggggtgagatgtgggtgtgagatgtgggggtgagatgtgggggtgagatgtgggggtgagatgtgttgagagatgtgggtgtgagatgtgggggtgagatgtgggggtgagatgtgggtgtgagatgtgggggtgagatgtgggtgtgagatgtgggggtgagatgtgttgagagatgtgggtgtgagatgtgggggtgagatgtgggggtgagatgtgggtgtgagatgtgggggtgagatgtgggggtgagatgtgggggtgagatgtgttgagagatgtgggtgtgagatgtgggggtgagatgtgggggtgagatgtgggcgtgagatgtgggggtgagatgtgggtgtgagatgtgggggtgagatgtgggggtgagatgtgggtgtgagatgtgttgggagatgtgggggtgagatgtgggtgtGAGATGTGGGCGTGAGATGTGTTgggagatgtgggggtgagatgtgggtgtgagatgtgggcgtgagatgtgggggtgagatgtgggggtgagatgtgggtgtgagatgtgggagtgagatgtgggggtgagatgtgggtgtgagatgtgggggtgagatgtgggggtgagatgtgttgggagatgtgggggtgagatgtgttgggagatgtgggggtgagatgtggggtgagatgtgggggtgagatgtgggtgtgagatgtgggggtgagatgtg
This region includes:
- the LOC108254700 gene encoding von Willebrand factor A domain-containing protein 1, yielding MRRLGIACLLLLLLGACVPRSCARHTAPGSGFDCCEGDVLLLLDSSGSVSFYEFSYMLHFLSNLLRPFQVGRGHVRVALVQVHTEPRVEFDFGAHSSQNTLQDALLRTPQLRGDTKTETALLLAQRLLWQPAGQEAPPRVLLWLTDGVEPGNVDGPIAALRKEGVSVLAVSTGHSNYQVFSRAVTPPIEQHLYFVDPDYMHIIIKDLREAITELICTECLHVRDVTSHSAVLYWRPVLTAGLGQYELQYGRMEWSIDAYRKLTLSPDHTWTELTDLQPDTHYSVRLTAHTPHGTRGTTLSAGFTTLPEVSCPAAVMVSESGPDRLRVSWSPVESGRVERYRVEFGPIPRGDVRSVTVSGSQSSVMLTQLQPDTHYLITISAIHSSGQEGAISVKACTQEVLAAVRDLRLTPMGLDSVKVDWTTQEQGAGLQGYWVKWETGEHSPSLSSSSRYLPARSLSTVLTHLNPTTRVCVSPVYRTARGEGQCCTTHTYTAAS